The window ACGTCGACGTGCTTAGGGGTCAGACCACCTCGAAGCACGTTGTCGGAGTTGGCCATCACCTCCATACCCACGCCGTGCAGATAGCTGTGCAGGTTTCCGGCCGGCAGGAAGATCGCCTCCCCGGCCCGCAGCGTGATCCGGTTGAGCAGCAGCGCGGCCAGCACGCCGGCGTCGCCCGGATAACGTTCGCCGAGTTCCAGGACGGTCTTGGCTTCGGCCGCGAATTCCGTTGCGCCGGAGCGGACGTAGCCGACCGCGCCTTCCAAGACCGCGGGGATCAGCGCGTCCAGGTCGGGTTGCGGTGCGGTGATCCAGGTGGTGAACAGCGCGCGAAGGCCGTCGGCATCGGACTGCCCGCTGAGCAGCGCGATGTACGGGTCGAGTTCGGAAAGCGCAAGCGAGCGCATCAATTCGGCCGACCGGGCAACCGGGCGGAACCCGGCCAGCGCCTCGAACTCGCCCAGCGCAACCAGGATCTCCGGCTTGTGGCTGCGATCGCGGTAGTTGCGGATCGGCGAGTTCAGCGGCACGCCGAGACGATCCTCGCGCTGATAGCCTTCGATGGCCTGCTCAGCGCTGGGATGAGCCTGCAGCGACAGCGGCTCGTCGGCTGCGAGCACCTTGACCAGAAACGGCAGCACGTCGCCGAACCGGGCGCGCACCGCCGAGCCGAGCTGGCCTTCGGGATCGGCGCGCACGGCGTCGAGCAACGACGTCTCGCTAGTGCCCGTCTCCAGCCAGGCCGGGTCGCCCGGATGGGCCCCGAGCCACAACTCGGCCTCGGGATGCGCTGTAGGTGATGTTCTTCCGGTGAATTCAGCGATCGCGGTGCGCGACCCCCACGCGTAGGTGCGTATCGCTCCTCGTAGCAGCTCCACTGCCCTGCTATCCCCCCACCAGTCTCAGGTAAACCGCGGCCATCTCCAACCGGACCGCCAGTGTGGCCAGCTGCTGTTCGGCGCGCTCAGTCAGCACCGGAACCGAGCCGGCCTCACCGACGTCCTCAACCCCCACCACGTCCACATCATCCAGCCCCGCCACCCGCGCAGCCACCGCCGGTCGCTCGGCGTCCAGGGTCAACGCGAGCACCCGCGTCCGGCTCGGCAGCGGCCCGTCGATCTCCTCATCGTGGAACAGTGCGTCCCCGGAGGTCGCGAAACCCTTTGCCATTCCAGCACGTAACGCGACCACCGCGTCGGCCAGTCCGGCTGCCGCCACCGGTTGATGCGCAACCCGCAGCACCACCGCCGCGGCGTGACGAGCCAGTGCCAAGGTGGCGACACAGTCACCAGCGAGCACGACTTGGCGGTCGGTCATCCGGTCGGCGAGCGCCTTGGCCGGGTTGGTGAACACTTCACGGCCGGCGCTGTTGCGCAGCGCCTCGGCGTCCAGTTCGTCGGCCAGCGCGGTGAGGTTGGTCTGCAACCCCGGGTCGACGGCTTGCAGGGTGGCCAGGCCGGCGGCGAGATAGCGGCACAGGCCGAACTCATCGGGCACCCACAGTCGCGGGGCCAGTACGGCGGTACGCCCGGCGGTGGCATCGCGCAGCGGGCCCTCGTACGGGGCGGCGACCACCACGCCGGCACCCCGGCGCACGGCCGTGGCGGCGGCGCTGACCAGGGCCGGGTCGCCCGGGTCGTCGCCGGCCACCACGAGAACGTCGAGTGGGCCGATCCACGGTGGCGATTCGGATGCCACGACGATGGGCTCGGCGGCGATCCCGCTGAACGATGCGGCAAGCATCGTGCCCGCGGTTTCGGCCGGACCGCGGCCGGCGACCCAGATCAGGGTGCGCGGCCGATGGCCGGTCACCGACTCCAGCGCGCCCTCCTCGACAGCCGCCGCGGTGGCACGCACCTGCGCCCCCGCACTCGCCGCGGCCCGCAGCAGCCCGTCGCGGTCGGCTTCCAACAGGCCCTCGGCGTCGTCGAGATCGACCGTGGCGTGCGGCGCACTCATGTGACAGCCTCGCTGTGCGCGGATATCCCCGCGCCCACTCGCCGGACGATGTCGTCGACCTCCTCAGCGGTGCGCGCCTCGACGTTGAGCCGCAACAGCGGCTCGGTGTTGGAGGTGCGCAGGTTGAACCATGCCCCGTCGCCCAGGTCGACCGTCACACCGTCCAGGTGGTCGAGTGAAACAACTTGGCTACCAAAGGATTTGAGGACCGCTTCGACACAAGTGGGGGCGTCGTCGACGCGGAAGTTGATCTCGCCGGACGATTCGTAACGATGATAGTCAGCCATCAAGTCCGACAGCGGACGATCCTGCTCACCGAGGGCGGCCAGCACGTGCAACGCGGCCAGCATGCCCGAGTCGGCACCCCAGAAGTCCCGGAAGTAGTAGTGCGCGGAGTGCTCGCCACCGAAGATCGCACCGGAGTCGGCCATCAGCCCCTTGATATAGGAGTGCCCCACTCGGGAGCGCACCGGTGTGCCGCCTCGCTCGATCACCAGCTCGGGCACCGCCCGCGACGTGATCAGGTTGTGGATCACCGCCGCACCGATCTCGCGGCTCAGCTCGCGTCCGGCGACCAGCGCGGTGACCGCCGACGGCGAGATGGGCTTGCCGAGTTCGTCGACTACGAAACAGCGGTCGGCATCGCCGTCGAAGGCCAGGCCGATGTCGGCATTCGACGCCAGGACGAACTTCTGCAGATCAACCAGGTTGGCCGGTTCCAGCGGGTTGGCCTCGTGGTTGGGAAACGTTCCGTCGAGCTCGAAATACAGCGGCA is drawn from Candidatus Mycolicibacterium alkanivorans and contains these coding sequences:
- the manA gene encoding mannose-6-phosphate isomerase, class I — protein: MELLRGAIRTYAWGSRTAIAEFTGRTSPTAHPEAELWLGAHPGDPAWLETGTSETSLLDAVRADPEGQLGSAVRARFGDVLPFLVKVLAADEPLSLQAHPSAEQAIEGYQREDRLGVPLNSPIRNYRDRSHKPEILVALGEFEALAGFRPVARSAELMRSLALSELDPYIALLSGQSDADGLRALFTTWITAPQPDLDALIPAVLEGAVGYVRSGATEFAAEAKTVLELGERYPGDAGVLAALLLNRITLRAGEAIFLPAGNLHSYLHGVGMEVMANSDNVLRGGLTPKHVDVPELLRVLDFTPADHATLHPPTRRDGIELVYDTPAQEFATSVLMLDSERLGREIDAPARHDGPQILVCTEGAVVVCAKSDVVTLHKGSSAWVAADDGPIRLRADQPTKLFRATVGL
- a CDS encoding TobH protein, with translation MSAPHATVDLDDAEGLLEADRDGLLRAAASAGAQVRATAAAVEEGALESVTGHRPRTLIWVAGRGPAETAGTMLAASFSGIAAEPIVVASESPPWIGPLDVLVVAGDDPGDPALVSAAATAVRRGAGVVVAAPYEGPLRDATAGRTAVLAPRLWVPDEFGLCRYLAAGLATLQAVDPGLQTNLTALADELDAEALRNSAGREVFTNPAKALADRMTDRQVVLAGDCVATLALARHAAAVVLRVAHQPVAAAGLADAVVALRAGMAKGFATSGDALFHDEEIDGPLPSRTRVLALTLDAERPAVAARVAGLDDVDVVGVEDVGEAGSVPVLTERAEQQLATLAVRLEMAAVYLRLVGG
- a CDS encoding phosphomannomutase/phosphoglucomutase, with amino-acid sequence MSRPAAVVNRVIKAYDVRGLVGEEIDEAFVADVGAAFARLLRGEGGQGRQVAVGYDMRESSPTLSAAFAEGVTAQGLDVVRIGLASTDQLYFASGFLNCPGAMFTASHNPAAYNGIKLCRAGAKPVGDDTGLSIIRGEVIAGVPAYEGPRGDIRDQDVLADYGQFLRSLVNMTELRPLRVAVDAGNGMAGHTAPAVLGPISALTLLPLYFELDGTFPNHEANPLEPANLVDLQKFVLASNADIGLAFDGDADRCFVVDELGKPISPSAVTALVAGRELSREIGAAVIHNLITSRAVPELVIERGGTPVRSRVGHSYIKGLMADSGAIFGGEHSAHYYFRDFWGADSGMLAALHVLAALGEQDRPLSDLMADYHRYESSGEINFRVDDAPTCVEAVLKSFGSQVVSLDHLDGVTVDLGDGAWFNLRTSNTEPLLRLNVEARTAEEVDDIVRRVGAGISAHSEAVT